The genomic region GCCCGCTGCTAAGCGGGCTTTTGGCGTTTTGAGGGCGAGGCGGGATCGCCGGGTGAATAAAGGCGGCATTGCCGTTGCGATCTGTGCGTGGCATCTTCCCGGCGGGGATGCCACGTCTCGCCTCGAGGTCGTTGGATGGCGGGTTTTCCATTTTCATTATCTAAGTCCATCTTCCTAACGGAGACTTGAATGAGTGTTGGCCTGATTGCCCTTCTTGATGACATCGCCGCCTTGGCCAAGGTGGCGGCGGCCTCGCTTGACGATATTGCCGGCCAGGCAGCCAAGGCAGGCGCAAAAGCGGCAGGCGTCGTCATCGATGATGCGGCAGTCACACCCCGCTACGTCACCGGATTTTCGGCGGCACGCGAAGTGCCGATCATCGGCAAGATCGCCGTGGGTTCGCTGAAGAACAAGCTTCTGATTCTGCTTCCCGCGGCGCTTATCCTCAGCCTCGTCGCACCGCAGGCGATCACGCCGCTGCTTATGATCGGCGGACTTTTTCTCTGCTACGAGGGCGTGGAAAAAGTCTACGCAGTGGTGCTGCCGCATGCAGCCCACGCCCATGAATCTGCACTCGAGACGACAAGCCTCGATGCGCAATCGCTCGAAGACGAGAAGGTCGTCGGCGCGATCAAGACCGATTTCATCCTGTCGGCCGAAATCATGGCGATTACGCTCGCCGCGGTGCCATCAGGCAACTTATTCACGCAGGCCGTCATCCTTGCGGTCGTTGGACTGGGGATAACGGCCATGGTCTATGGCGGCGTGGCGCTGATCGTGAAGGCCGATGATCTGGGTCTGATGATGGCGCGCTTGCAGACGGCGCCTCCGGCGGGGGCTTTCCTGCGCGGGATCGGTCGAGGGCTGGTCACGGGCATGCCTTATTTTCTGAAAGTGCTCGGTCTAGTCGGAACGGCTGCGATGATCTGGGTCGGCGGCGGCATCATCGTGCACGGCCTCGAGGCCTATGGCGTGGGCGGCCTTGCGCATCTCATCCATGATGCCGGGGAGGTGGCCTCCCATGCCGTTCCGGTTCTGGCCTCCGTGCTGCGATGGGCCGTCGAGGCCACCGGAGCAGGCATCGTCGGTATTGTCGCCGGCTTGATCACGATTCCGGTCGCAGGCTACGTGATCTCGCCGTTGTGGCGCTACCTCAAATCGCTCCTGCCGCGTCGCCGGCGGAAAGAGGCACTGGCGGACGGGAAAAAATGAAACTCTCGGATTCCCGCCCGCGAATGAGCTGCCCGCTCATCGGTCCGAGCCGCATTTCTGTCAGGATTGACCGACATCCGGGACCATAAGTCCCGCCTTGCGCAGCCCTTCAACGCGGTGGTTAAAGTCCTCTGGGTTTCGGAAGGGGAGGACGCGGCGGCGGCGTTCGATGGAGAAATCCGGATTGATCTGGAGCGCCTTCTCCCACGCCTGTCGGCACTTCTCCGGCCGAGTTGCGGGCGATTACGTGCAATTCGGAGAGCTTCGAGAGGTCGGTGATGATGTCTTCGCTGATCCCGTCGGAGAAATATTCCTGTTCGGCGTCGCCTCTCATGTTGTTGAAGGCCAGCACGGCGATGGAGGGTTTGTCGGGAACGGCCGCAGCTGAAGGCGGTCTCGTCGCGGGCGGTTCTCGCGGCGACCGTGCCGGGGCCGGCTGCGAGACGGGGCCGACCTGCAGCAAATAGACCCGCATCGGCTCAGCGATATTCTTGAGCTGGATTTGGCCGAGATCGGTCACGGCGAGATCAAGCCGCGCTCTCACCTGGCGGTAGGCATCTTCGGAAAGACAGATGGCGCCGGGCCTGGCAACTCCCTCCAAGCGGGCGGCGATGTTGACGCCGTCGCCCATCAGGTCGCCGCCGCTCTCCTCGACCACATCGCCCAGATGGATCCCGACCCGGAACTCGATACGATGCTCGGGGGGCACGCCGATATTGCGCTCGACCATGGCAGTCTGCACCTCGATCGCGCAGCGCACGGCGTCGACGACGCTGCGAAACTCGATGAGGCTTCCATCTCCGGTGCGCTTGACGACACGGCCGTTGTGCACGGCGATGGTCGGATCGACCAGATCGCTGCGCAATGTTCGCAGCCGCGCCAGGATGCGATCCTCGTCCGCACCGGCGAGACGGCTGTAGCCGACCACATCCGCGACCAGGATCGCCGCCAGTTTTCGAGTCACGCTCGTAGCCTCAGTTCGTCTTCGGACCGAAATAGCACAGTGTGACCGGCAACGTCGCCATCGCCTTCATGAGAAGGGGGCGCGTCAGGGCTTGACGATCGTTGGTAAAGCGGACGCGATGCCGCGGCTATTCTCCGTTTTTCAGCGAGAAGGCAAAGACGTAGTCGCCGACATCCCTCGAATATGGGGCGCCGCCAACCGATATCACGACATATTGCTTGCCGGTTTTGGGCGAGACGTAGGTCATCGGCGTTGCACTCGCGCCGACCGGCAGGGGATATTTCCAGAGCTCGTCACCGTTCTCGGCGTCATAGGCGCGGATATAATAATCCTGAAAGCCGGCAAAGAAGACGACACCGCCGGCAGTCGCCGACGTGCCGGCATAACTCGGCAGGCCCATCGGCATGGGCAGATTGCTTTTGATCTTGAATGGCCCGAGCTGTTCGGCAGTCCCGGCCGGGACCTGCCATGCGATCTTGCGGGTGTTCAGATCCACGGCTGTGACGGTACCGAAGGGCGGCTGCGTGCAGGGAACGCGGAGCCGCGATGTCCACATTTCGGTGGCCATGCCGTAAGGTGTTCCGCGCTGCGGGGCGGAGGGACCGTGTGCGGTCGTGGTGAGGGCAAAATCGACATATTCCCCGCGGGGAATGAGGGCGAAGAGGCTGGGCACGCGGATGTCGTTCAGGAAGACCCGGTTGTTGGGCAGATCGACCGATACGCTCCCCCAATTGAGGCCTCCAAGGTTTCCCGGCTGCTGAATCGCATATTGCGGGCCGATCGGGGTGAAATCGCCGTCGTAGCGCATCTTTCGAAAGGCGATGCGGCATGCCAGCTGATCGAACATCGTCAGTCCCCAGGCCGTCTGCTCCGTCACCCGTTCCGCACCGATTGTCGGCATGCCGACGGAATAGGGCTGCGTCGGAGACAATTTCTCCCCGGGCGCGCCGCCTTGCTGCGGCACCGGCTTCTCCTGAACCTCGGCAAGCGGTGCACCGGTCTGGCGGTTGAGCAGGAAAAGCTGCCCGCGCTTGGTGGTTTGCAGGAGAGCAGGGATTGTGGCGCCATTGCCGTCGGGAAGGTCGATCAGAACCGGCTGGGCCGGCAGGTCATAGTCCCAGATATCGTGATGCACGGTCTGGAACTTCCATTTCTCCCGTCCCGTCGTGACATCGATCGCCACCAACGTGGCGTTGTATTGATCGGCGAAGGCCGGACGATTGACGCCGTAATAATCCGGCGTGGTATTGCCGAGAGGCGCATAGATGAGGCCGAGCTTGTCGTCGAATGCGGCCGTCGTCCACATGTTGGGCGTGGCCCGCGTATAAGTCTGGCCCTCCGGCGGGAGTTTGGTGATCTCGGGGTTGCCGAGATCCCATGCCCATTCGAGCTCGCCGGTCACGACATTGAAGGCGCGGATGACGCCCGAGGGTTCGCCGACTTCCTGATTGTCTATGACCCAGCCTCCGATGACGATCAGATTGCGGGCAATCAGTGGCGCCGACGTCTGGAAATAATAACCTGACTTGACTTCACCCATGCCCTGGGAAAGCTGCACGGTGCCATTGTCTCCGAAGTCTCTGCAGGGCGCGCCGGTCTTGCTGTCGATCTCCAGGAGACGGGCATCGATCGTCGTCTGCACCAAGCGTTCATTGCAAAGACCGTCGGCGGATTGGGCCTCCTGGGGCATCTTGTAGTAGCCGAGACCGCGGCAGCGTTGCCAGTAGGGCGCCGCCGCCTTGGGATCGAAGGTCCAGCGGGGTTTGCCCGTATCTGCATCAAGCGCTGCGATCACATTTGTCGGCGTGCAGGTGTAGACCGTATCGCCGATCTGCAGAGGCGTGTTCTGATCGGCGCCATCGCTTTTACCGGTGCGATACGTCCAGGCAAGATCGAGCTTGGCAACATTGCCGCGGTTGATCTGATCGAACGGGGAGTAGCGATCTCCGGCCGTGCTGCGGCCATAGGATGTCCAGTCGGAGGGCGAGTTGTCACCCTTGGCGGTCTTGTAGGCGGGGATGCCGGCGGCGGGGCGAATCAGCCCATGCGGCGTGAAAGCAAGGCTGAAACCGACGGTGAAGAGGATCACCGCAATCAAGGTGCCGCCATAGAAGAGTTTGCGGTTGGCGGTTGGCGAAAGCGACGGCGCAAAGAGAAGTGCAAAGCCCGCCAGCGCGATGGGGGACATCAAACGCGCAAAGAGCGCCCAGAAATTGAAACCCGACTCCCATAGTGCCCAGGGAAGGGTGAAAACGGCGACAAGCAGCACGATAAGGGCGCCTGACGTCCGCCGGCGCCACAGCAGAAGCGCGGCAGCCAGATAGGCAGTCCCGGCGGTCGCGTAATAGGGCGAGCCGCCGAGGCTGAGCAGCAAGACGCCGCCTCCCATCAGACCCAATCCGGCGAAGGCGAGCGCAATAAAAAACAGGGTGGCCAGAAATTTCATGATTTCCTCATCCAATCCGCCGCCCGATCGCCTGGTCCAACTCCGACCGTCGCATGGCGCCCCCGGCAAGTGCAGGGCCATTGGGTCGATGGTCAGCTTTTCTCGTCCTCGGGAGAGGGGCGCTCTCTCGTTCAATTTTTCCTGATGTACCTCTGGTCACTGACACGTGGCCCCGACCCGGCAATGATGCCGCCGCCGCACTGCGGCAACAGTTTGGCATTCCAAATCGAGTCAATACTTCTGAAAGGGCCACAGATGTTTCTCGGCGAAAAGCTTGATCTAGCAAAAGGGCGACCGACAGGATTCGACTATATGCGATTGCTGTTAGCCTTCTCAGTGCTTTGGATACATACGGCCCGTGTCACCTACGGCGATGACCTGTTTCTCTGGGAGTCACCCTTCCGTCCTTTCATCAAATCGGTGCTGCCCATGTTCTTCGTCCTGAGCGGGTTCCTGGTGGCCGGCAGTCTTGAACGGTCGAAG from Rhizobium sp. BT03 harbors:
- a CDS encoding membrane-bound PQQ-dependent dehydrogenase, glucose/quinate/shikimate family, translated to MKFLATLFFIALAFAGLGLMGGGVLLLSLGGSPYYATAGTAYLAAALLLWRRRTSGALIVLLVAVFTLPWALWESGFNFWALFARLMSPIALAGFALLFAPSLSPTANRKLFYGGTLIAVILFTVGFSLAFTPHGLIRPAAGIPAYKTAKGDNSPSDWTSYGRSTAGDRYSPFDQINRGNVAKLDLAWTYRTGKSDGADQNTPLQIGDTVYTCTPTNVIAALDADTGKPRWTFDPKAAAPYWQRCRGLGYYKMPQEAQSADGLCNERLVQTTIDARLLEIDSKTGAPCRDFGDNGTVQLSQGMGEVKSGYYFQTSAPLIARNLIVIGGWVIDNQEVGEPSGVIRAFNVVTGELEWAWDLGNPEITKLPPEGQTYTRATPNMWTTAAFDDKLGLIYAPLGNTTPDYYGVNRPAFADQYNATLVAIDVTTGREKWKFQTVHHDIWDYDLPAQPVLIDLPDGNGATIPALLQTTKRGQLFLLNRQTGAPLAEVQEKPVPQQGGAPGEKLSPTQPYSVGMPTIGAERVTEQTAWGLTMFDQLACRIAFRKMRYDGDFTPIGPQYAIQQPGNLGGLNWGSVSVDLPNNRVFLNDIRVPSLFALIPRGEYVDFALTTTAHGPSAPQRGTPYGMATEMWTSRLRVPCTQPPFGTVTAVDLNTRKIAWQVPAGTAEQLGPFKIKSNLPMPMGLPSYAGTSATAGGVVFFAGFQDYYIRAYDAENGDELWKYPLPVGASATPMTYVSPKTGKQYVVISVGGAPYSRDVGDYVFAFSLKNGE
- a CDS encoding DUF808 domain-containing protein yields the protein MSVGLIALLDDIAALAKVAAASLDDIAGQAAKAGAKAAGVVIDDAAVTPRYVTGFSAAREVPIIGKIAVGSLKNKLLILLPAALILSLVAPQAITPLLMIGGLFLCYEGVEKVYAVVLPHAAHAHESALETTSLDAQSLEDEKVVGAIKTDFILSAEIMAITLAAVPSGNLFTQAVILAVVGLGITAMVYGGVALIVKADDLGLMMARLQTAPPAGAFLRGIGRGLVTGMPYFLKVLGLVGTAAMIWVGGGIIVHGLEAYGVGGLAHLIHDAGEVASHAVPVLASVLRWAVEATGAGIVGIVAGLITIPVAGYVISPLWRYLKSLLPRRRRKEALADGKK